The genomic interval CGGGGTCCCACCCACCAGGGTGCCAGGGCGCACATTTGACCAATCGCACGGCCGTCAATCCGAGGCCGACGAACAGGCCCCGGGTGCGCAACGCCGTCACCGCGTACTCGCTGCAGGTGGGAGTGAATCGGCACACCGGCATGCGGGTGGGGGAGACGTAGGTCCGGTACAGCTCGATGACGAAGATCAGCGCATCGGACGGCAGCCGGGCGAGGCGCCTCATGA from Nocardia wallacei carries:
- the yidD gene encoding membrane protein insertion efficiency factor YidD — encoded protein: MRRLARLPSDALIFVIELYRTYVSPTRMPVCRFTPTCSEYAVTALRTRGLFVGLGLTAVRLVKCAPWHPGGWDPVPERKRNGAAADEPAAQETCKGSPPSVTGDTTDGSA